The Anolis carolinensis isolate JA03-04 chromosome 2, rAnoCar3.1.pri, whole genome shotgun sequence genome contains the following window.
caaattctgaatgcagattaactactttgaactggattatatgagttcagtgcagttaatttgcattgagagactggattatatggcagtgaagatggacCCTTCTTCTTACCTTCCATTTTCTTCAACAGAGCCAGAGGAAGAAATCATTGCAGAGGATTATGACGATGATCATGTTGATTATGAAGCCACTAGGATGGAGAACCTTCCCCCAAACTGGTACAAAGTCATTGATCCTATCTGGTAAGAACAGAAAAGCTGTGCAGAGCTCAGAATCTCCTTCTTTCAGAAATGATTGTTTTTCTATTAGGatgcttttattttatgtttacaaAATTGGTTCATTCAGCAAAGTGAAAATATCACCAGAACTTGGAACAGATTTTTTGTGGGTTATGCCAAAATGTCCAGCAGTTGTTCTAGAGAAGGGATTCTGGAAATGATAATCCTCAAAAGGACTCTTTTAAACTCAGAGTGACTTCTAAAAAGCCTCTATTCTTGGCCAAAGTAGCAGGCTTTTGTTTCATTCACTGCCATAGGCCCTCTAGAGCACtgattcttaacctgtgggtcccaaccccaaacgGGTTTGTGTTATATCGCCAGAAGCAGTAATGTTTCGCTGTCTTCTTAGGATAGGGAAACTCCTGATTTCTAGAAATGCTGGTGTGAGTTAAGGTATCAAATGCATGAACTCTTTTTCCCCATAGCGGCCTCCCTTACTACTGGAACCTAGAGACTGATCTGGTTTCATGGCTTTCACCCAATGATCCCAATTCTGTGGTGACCAAAGCAGCCAAGAAACTGAAGAACAGTTTGGGTGAgtttttgtgtttctgtttctgATGGTACATGTTACCAATTTGAGTAAGATGGCATAGTGGTAGTGGGAACCAGGTTAAGAGGGCAGGATTGACTTCATCAAGGGACTGAAGACTGGGTTCAGAAGTGTAACACTGGCTAAGACCTGATAGCCAATGCAGTCTCCAGCTCTGCTCTAGTTGAGCTGACTTGTGATAGTTAGAATAAATACTTACGGTACATTAAATTATCAGGCATGTTTTCCTTTTTCTGTTATCCATCTATGAAGCTGCAGGGATATTATGTATTTTTGTGTGGCACAATAGAAGGTTTTTGTGGTGGGGATGAAGCAAGTGACTCAATTGTATATTCTCGGTTACCTACCTGGAAATCTTGCAGCTGTAACAGATTGATCTGTGTATCCTTTGCATTTTAAGACAAAGATTTGACTAGTGTTTCCCTTTGTGAGATACTGatgtgtttaattttttattggcACTATTGGGGCAAATAACTCAGAATTGATAGGTTGAAGAATGAGAGAATATAACTAAAGCCACCTGATTAAAATTGGTATGTAGATCAGGAGTGGGGAATGTGGGGCCCTTTAGATATTGGCGTTAGTTATCATGACTAAAGCTGACAGgctgcagtccaacagcatctggaatgCCATGTGTCTCTGGGACCTGATAAAACAGAAATCCTTTATGAATAGTATCTCATTTGATtgtgagaaaggaaagagaatctGAATTTCCTTGCTGAAGGATCATGGGATTGTAGTCTGACAACACTTGAAGGGTTGCAACTGCCCAGAGATTTACATGACTAAAATCTCACACCAAGTTTGACTGTTAAATTAATCTTAAGTGCCAGCTAAGCATATACCaggttgaaatattttaaatattcctAAAATGTGGCAAGGAACAATCTGTCAGCACTAGGCAATTTTCAGGACCATTGACAAGCATCCATTCCAGGTCTCACCATGTTTATAAAGAAATGGGGAGTGTATAACTGTTTCAAGTCTTCAGGATCAAGGGGAAGTGGAAGGTGGAGGCCTGGGAACTGAAATGCAAACCACATGAATCTCCTACAGATGTTGAGGAAAAAACAGAGCGTTTGCATGAAAAGGTGGAGCGGGAAGATGTGAAGGAGCGCCGGTACCACCGACGAGAGGAGCTGGCCCCATACCCCAAGAGCAAGAAATGTAAGTGCAGCTGGTTTGTATCATGAGACACAGCCACTGGACTCCAAACCCCACAGATACTTCTTGATCATGCCAGACCCTTTGAAGCAGGGTTTCTGGGACCCCTTTGTCCTTGAGACCCTGCTAAGACAATGGCAGAGAACCTCTAACTTTCTAGGACATCAACTCCCACTAGCCACACCCACCGTAAATGGTAAGAGATTGAGGGAGCTTAAGTTTCCCTAAGCCTGCAGCTCGGTGGAGGGGAAAGTTGAGAGTTATGACAAGTGCCTTGCATCTCTCCTGTTTGTCCTATGCAGCAAGCCGAAAGGATGAAGAACTCGACCCCATGGACCCTAGTGCTTACTCTGATGCCCCTCGGTGAGTTTCCTCATTAAAGCTCAGTCCCCAGGAAAGAAATGAATAGAGGGCAGGTGGAAGATCACAGGCAGGTCAAATGTGCTCTGTGTGTCCAGTTCAGAGCCTTTGCTTGGGTTCCATCTAAGAACTCTGGCTGAGCTaatgcaggggttctcaaaccttttcagctgtagagccctttttgaagcaaaagtttcttgtggggCCCcattaaatgtttatatattgtattttatataatattaataaatgaatCCCCCCTATGTACCTGCGCAAGcgttaagatctgccggggaggcccttcttgcTGTCgcaccaccgtcacaagcacggttggtggggacgagggagagggccttctcggtggtagccCCCAGGCTtgggaatgccctccccagaaaGATTAGGCAGGCCCACCCTGTCCTCCTTCCggagggaattgaagacttggatgtttagaaaagcctttgagaatgtctatcccaatggtctgcaattatgatgcagcacagcacttttatcccattccctgGTCCCTTAgctgcactatccctttcctttcttcttgtttacagttagccatgtttttacaacagatgacactataggttatttgtgctgttctgagttcaaattattgttttatatactagtggttttattttgtattgtactgtttgcttattttatgtgttgttttaggcaccttgtgccatatgtaagccgtcccgagtccctttggggagatggaggcgggtacaaaaataaattattatatatgtatatgtacatggagagagagagagagagagagagagagaatatctttaaaaatgaacaaaaatgaatgcaaaatgGTTAATCTCTCTCCTGCGCCACCCAGTGGCTTTATGGGAGGACTGTAAAACTTGCTGATACAGGAGAAAAAAACAAGGGGTTGAAAGAGGATTTGATTGTCAGGATGTCAGGTTTATGCACGGATGGAAGTAAGAGTGAGGAGTACAAAGAGAAAGAGGTAGTTGATAGTGTAAAAAAGAGATTGGGACTGGCTCAAGTTTGCAGAGACAGAGTGAGAAAGACAAGCATCTGGTTGTCAGAATGGGGAAGGGAGGCTGGGGACAATTATTTTTGGGGCATGCATTGGGGTGGAAGGTATCAGGTGGTGCTTGAGCTTTATATGAAGTCTCTGGAATCAATCCACTTCATACAGAGGTCCCACCATATTGCTATCAAAGCAGGAATGGGAGAGAGAGACTTGAGCCAAAGAGTTGTGTGATGCTAGAATAGAAAATAGGCAAGGTAGATCATCTGGTATAGTTCTATATGGTTTCTAACTCTCTATCTCTCTCACTTAAGGGGAACCTGGTCCACTGGGTTACCCAAGCGAAATGAAGCCAAGACTGGGGCAGACACCACTGCGGCTGGGCCCCTCTTCCAGCAGCGTCCCTATCCAAGCCCTGGCGCTGTCTTGCGGGCGAATGCTGAAGCTTCCCGAGCCAAGCAGCAGGACTGAGACACCCATTCCCTCACCTTCtctaatatattttataataaagtTACAGGAAAAACATGTTTGGGGTAGGGTCATTTCTTGTCACAAGATCATAGAGGCTCTATGACAGTAATGGACAATTGGCTTTCCAGTAATTAGAGCTGCTGGGAGCTACAGTTGAACATTGGGCAGGCCTGATCATTCCCATCCCTAGTCTGGACTTGCAGGAGATTCTGCCATGTTGCAAGACAAGAcagagcccccttctacacagctgtatttaatccaaattatctgctttaaactggattatctggcagtgtagactcagataatcaagttcaaagcagataatgtggattatttgtcttgatattctggattatatggcagtgtagaagggcccagtgTTGGCAGAATTACAACTGTTTTGGGGTTCTGCCAATCTCACTAATTTCTACCCATAAAAGTACCTCAATTCTTACTTGcaattattttcttccttttcactTATAACTCAGAAGCAGCTTCTATCTTCACTCAGTGTAATAGTATTGCTCTCAATGATATTGTCAATATTCTGCATCTGCTATTTAATTCCATAGTCATAATTAAGCAATGCCTCCTGACCTACCTTAACAGCTCCACTGAGCAAATAAAAGTATGTTAGGCTGCCAATCGGGATACAAGAAAGATATTTTCAGCCTCCTACCAGTGTGTGAGGTTGTCACAACGAATTGCAATACAGGTTGCCAGCTAACATCTTTCTAGAGATATAAGGGCTTCCATTATACTGAATGCCTCCCCCACCCCACCTCCCAAACAGTGTCCTATATTTGAACATCATTTCCACTCCCCTATAAGCAAAGGGTTGTACTAGCTGTATGTGTTTTGTCATACAAGCCAAGATAAGAAAGCCCAAATTGTACTTGGCTCCAAATCTTTTGATGCCTTTAGGAAATGTCCATCTTACAACCATAGCCACAGCCATTTAGCTCAAATTAAATGACCATTCCACATCCCACCTGTTTGCTAACAAAGCTGTATTAATGTctacataaaaaataaaaaaaaacaccagtgaAACAAGCAGTATCATGAGCACCAAAAATAGAACTCCAAGCATGGAATTCATTAAGCAGTTTCTTCATAAGAAAATTAATACGGAGTGCAATGCTTTAGTCCCACAACAATGAAAGAGGAAGGTGACAAGCTAGGACTGCAAATCCTACTTACTGCATACTATAATTCCTCCTCTTAATGTGAGGTAAGAAGCAAATAGGCCCATGCAATGAGCCAGGGATGGCAAATTAAGAAAATCAAGGTTTTTGGTATCCTGGAGTCACAAATAGCTGGTCAAAAGTCCATGTTCCCCTTTCATCTCTGTGGGCCACAAAATCTGAAATGCCTATTCCAAACAATGCATTGGTCCCATTCTTTTACATGACGAATCTGTCAAAACCCGAACAGTGCCATTAAAGCATGGGTGAGCAAATGCCCAACTCTCAAGGCTACAGTTTCCATTGGCCATAACTAATGGTAAGAAAATGAAAGAGCTGCAATCTAGCAACATCTTGGAGGTAATGGACTCCACTGAAAAGCATTTGTCTGAGACTATTTGAAAATGCAACAGAGCTGTGATGCTCCCCTCCCCAAATTGGtccaaaaaaccaaaataaaaacttTAACCACAAACTAGGTAAGAAAACACATTATCAGGACTGCTCAAAATTTCACAAAGAATTTGAGCACTATGAGTCTCTTCACCATGGGAGAAGAGGCATGAGCATGGAGAGAAAAGGACGGATGGCATTGTCTCAAATGCTGCAGCCTATGACAATGTTTTAAGATGGAGTGCAGGAGAAGTTCTTGAAATGTAAACTAAATCAGACCCTCGGAAGCTGCAAGTTGGAGTTCGGAACAAGTCTTGGTGACTGAGAAGCAATCATGGCTGCCccaccatttaaaaaataataagttGGGTAGCTCTTCTGTGATGGTCTAAAATCACAAATGGAAAACCATTGTTCGATCTCACTTGCTTTTTGGCATGAATTGTGCTGGTGTGAACCAGGCCTTAAAGGACAGCCAGTTTGAACTGAAAGCACATGGATTTGTCTTCTATATAACAGGCAAAGCCAAAAAGCTGCCATCACTAGGGTGGTTTCTGCACTGATGTAAATAAAATGAGACTCCTACAAAGTGTCAAAGCCAAATCTTTAACTTAGAATTCTTCAGCCCATCAAAGTGCCGGAGATGAAACCCTACTGAAGTCTTGCCGGTTGTCTCTGTCAATACTTTATGATCCTTTTTCTTTAGATGAAATCCTAGGAGAAAGCAGGAAAGCAAACAATGATTAAGCTAAGATAAGAATGCAGTTCACTGATTTGGTTACCTGCCCTCAAGCTATTTGCTTATAGCAAGCTATAGTTATCCCAAGTTAACAGGCTATTCTAAGCTATAGCTGCCCGTGAGCTAACAGGTTATACCAGTGTTGGTGAGACGTCGAACAAGTCACTTTATTTCTGTCTACCTTTCCTTATAGGATTATTGTGTGAGAAAAACTGGGGCGGGGAAAGAAGTGATCTACATTATCTTTGAGCTTCCTGGAAGAAAGCTAACAGATAATTATTTTcaatggccccatgtaagccgccccgagtccccgttggggagatggtggcgggatataaataaagttttattattattattattaatgtataaaAACAATCTCATTCTGGAACGCTGAACACTTGGGAATACCGCCTATCGTCAGTGAAGCCAAAGTCGGTCTTGATGTCCTTGTGAGATCTCTAATTCTCTGTGAGATCTGCAGTAGAGCGATAAAGATTTCTAAGAaccctggaggacccaagtttggtaAGCACTGGGCATGGTGACAATTTGCTAAAAGGTCACATTTCCGCCACAGGGTGTTGGATATGTGCCTATACAAAAGCAAGGGTGCATATTGCTCCATGATTGTGGAATCTATTACTAGGGAATTCAAAAGTTGCCAAAATACAGATTTCATTAAACAAGCAAACCTACAACCCAAATGCACCTAACTCCAAGAATAGGTTCAACAGTATGCAGGCACTGAGTGAAATCTCCAGTTCAACAACAAACATCAGGAAAGATTTCCAATAGCCAAGGCCAGAGTTTGAGTCTTCGGCAAGCGCTCACATCCCCCTATGACTATAAGAGACAAAACCCATTCAAAATGGTGTTTTTCTGGTGTGCAATCAAATAATTGCTCATGGGCCCAGCATTCCTTTGCAGTCTGAACTACATAGGGTAGTCTGAAACTTCATAGGGTTTGTCTGAAAATAGCTATTTTGGAGGGGAAGCAAAATGTGATCAGTCAGTAAGTCACCCCTGCTAGCCTAAGCAACAGACTCAGGCACAAATGGTACAGTCCACAAAGAGGAGCAATGTACAAACATTTGGGGAACAATGTGGTATGCCCTGTTGCTTATCTCTCCAGATTACGGGCATGAAAACATACCAAAGCATGAGTACTACAGGTCTAAGTTTAAAGTGTGAGGGTTATGCCAAATTTGATATTCTAAACCAGGAGTCTCCAAACTAAAGTCACTGTggtggatgcagccctccaaggtcatttatccattctaaactttagacttcacgtagccctgaaatgacttgaaggcacacaacaacaataatcccaattaacttgactgtctcatcagccaaaagcaggcctacacttcccgttgaaatactggcaagtggctaaatattgtattgttctttcatgttttttgcactacaaatatgtgctcatgcttttttcaaactatatcTCAACTTCCAAAAGTCTATGGGATTGTGAACCAGCTGGTTTGACAACCCCTAATCTAAACCAAGTGCCTGGGGAGGTTAGTTGTTCATTCCTTTTCTCCCTATGACTGAAACTAGTCATCTGAAAGAAGGAAATGTGACAGTAAGATGCTGTTCTTGCtgagcttagaatcatagaatcatagaacagtagagttggaagagacctcatcggccatccagtccaaccccctgccaagaagcaggaaatcgcattcaaagcacccccgacagatggccatccagcctctgtttaaaagcttccaaagaaggagcctccaccacagtctgggggagagagttccactgccgaacagccctcacagtgctTTTTAGCTGAAGGGAACATTGTTATGGTTAATGAGGCAAGGAAGGCAAAAGGGT
Protein-coding sequences here:
- the pqbp1 gene encoding polyglutamine-binding protein 1, which codes for MPLPVALQSRLARRGLLKHVEPEPEEEIIAEDYDDDHVDYEATRMENLPPNWYKVIDPICGLPYYWNLETDLVSWLSPNDPNSVVTKAAKKLKNSLDVEEKTERLHEKVEREDVKERRYHRREELAPYPKSKKSSRKDEELDPMDPSAYSDAPRGTWSTGLPKRNEAKTGADTTAAGPLFQQRPYPSPGAVLRANAEASRAKQQD